AGCTTCGCCGGCAAGAACATCGGCGACCTGCTCAACGCGAAGGGTCTCACATGGGGCTGGTTTCAGGGCGGCTTCAACCTCGAACTGACCAACCCCAACGGCACCACCGGCTGCGCTCGCTCCACACCCAATGTCGTTCCCGGTTACGGCGGTGTCGCCCAGAACGACTACGTTGAGCATCACGAGCCCTTCCAGTACTACGCTTCGACCGCCAACCTCACTCACGCACGCCCAAGCTCCCTTTCGGCCATCGGTAGCAGCTATGAGGCGAATGGTCACAAACCTGACCCAGCCAACCACCAGTACGACACCGACGACTTCTTCACCGCTCTTAATAACGGAATCCTGCCCTCGGTCACCTTCCTCAAGGCTCCTTCCTTCGAGGATGCTCACCCCGGCAACTCCGATCCCACGGACGAGCAGGCCTTCGTCGTCAACGTCATCAACGCCCTCCAGCAAAGCCCATTCTGGGAATCGACCGCCGTCGTCATCACCTATGACGACTCCGACGGCTGGTACGACCACCAGATGCCCTCCATCGTCAATCCCTCCACCAGCCCCTATGTCGACGTGCTCAACGGACCGAGCAACTGCTCCGTCGGCGCGCAACAGCCGGAAGACGGAAAGATTCCGCATCGCACTGTTCCCCTCAACGGCGTAGGCGGCCTGCCCGTCCTTGGCCGCTGCGGCTACGGCACCCGAATGCCCCTACTCGTCATCTCTCCCTGGGCGAAAGAGAACTACGTCGATCACACGCTGCTCGATCAGTCCTCCATCATCCGCTTCATCGAAGACAACTTCCTCGGTGGGGAGCGTGTCCAGCCCGGTGGCTCCTTCGATAGCATCGCCAACTCGATCGCGCCAATGTTCGATTTCGACAGCCATCGTTTCGATGCCAAGGGCGATAAGTTGATCCTCGATCCCAACACCGGCGCCATCGTCAAGCACGACAGAGGTGATAAAGACGGCCGGGACAACAAGGGTTACTGGTAGGCCTCGGTAACTCTCCTCTTCAACCCGCTGCGCG
This portion of the Acidicapsa acidisoli genome encodes:
- a CDS encoding phospholipase C encodes the protein MRKVLAASLSAILVVATIPTPSFAADYRNEPKTATPIKHVVVIFGENISFDHYFGAYPKAQNNAGETPFNYEPSRHRGNDVANNLITPLDPTKGFEPVKGVNLLTANPNGPSGSGAAFNGASAANPFRLAPTQAATADQNHAPKPEQTAYDNGKVDQFPGSTGTAGPPPAATATSDAALTKGLTMGYFDGNTVTAMWNYANHYALNDNTYTSQFGPSTPGAINLISGQTNGFAQYTNVVSGGVLLHNSHEVFDGQGGFTLIGDAEPLGDVCSNTSSDNVSFAGKNIGDLLNAKGLTWGWFQGGFNLELTNPNGTTGCARSTPNVVPGYGGVAQNDYVEHHEPFQYYASTANLTHARPSSLSAIGSSYEANGHKPDPANHQYDTDDFFTALNNGILPSVTFLKAPSFEDAHPGNSDPTDEQAFVVNVINALQQSPFWESTAVVITYDDSDGWYDHQMPSIVNPSTSPYVDVLNGPSNCSVGAQQPEDGKIPHRTVPLNGVGGLPVLGRCGYGTRMPLLVISPWAKENYVDHTLLDQSSIIRFIEDNFLGGERVQPGGSFDSIANSIAPMFDFDSHRFDAKGDKLILDPNTGAIVKHDRGDKDGRDNKGYW